One Vanrija pseudolonga chromosome 5, complete sequence genomic window, CGAGACAGTCGTGTCCACGGTGCGCGTGCggttgtgtgtgtgtgctggcaggcagcagtGGGCAGCAAGAGCCGGTTGCAAACGCCAACGGCGAGTCTGGGCAGAGGCAATGCACAGGTCGGGTGGGCCCCGATGTGCATGCCTGCCTGGCAAGCAGACAGCCAGCATTCAAGTTGGCAATGCCCTCCTGGTCTCTTGTGGATTGCGACGTGAGCAGCAATCAAACTAAAATGGCGTTATCATTTTACCGATCACGACATTTATCGCAaacgccacgcgccacgcgaCCGTCACAATGTggcactcactcactctctccCCAGCCTTATCTCCGGCCACGACTCCGTCTCTACGGCAACAACTATTCGGAAATCTCACCATCATGAGCACGAGTGACGCGTACGACTATGCGAGAGCTGCGTGGTCGCTCGGGTCGCCTAGCTCGCTGCCCGTGGCTgctctcggccttggcgagctgctgctgctgttcgTTTGGCTGACGCACAGAGCCATTCTTAGTCCACCCAAGCCGGCCTTCAGGGCTCAAAccccgctggctggctgaccaGCTGCTGCCGACAATGCTATTGTATGCTATCTGTCGCTCTGGCGTTCGGGGCATTGTGACTGTaccgccgcggcctgccACTGGCGCGGCTGCGCTAGGTGGTATCAAGATCCAGCAGTATCGCGCCATGGACACGGGTTGGTGCTCATCGCTCCATCTGCCATGCGTGCTTGACACCTCAATCGACGACATGGCGGGCGGACGTGGTGTAGTCGGTGTCGCTTGGTGCGATGAGACGCATGTGAATGGAGCGGCTTATAACCAGGCAGGTCGTAGTGGAATGCAAGTACCACACCCGCCCCCACCATCACCATGGCCACGCCCGTTCTAGTCGACACACAGGGGTTCACGTCCGTCCGCGAGCCGgagcggcgctcgctgcaggacgacgagaagTCGATCGACTCGTCTACGCAGTCGCCCAAGTCGGCCACGCGTAAGGGCGCCGTCTCctccgccgacgagcccgacgtGCAGTACGGCACGCAGGAAGACAACCCGCACGGCCTCCACATCAAGGACCACCTGGGCcagccgacggccgccgagtccgagATCCTCGCGACGTTCTACGAGCCGCCGGACGAGTACGAGAACAAGCACCGCTGGgacccgcgcgcgacgtggaCACCCGCCGAGCAGAAGGCGCTCCTGCACAAGCTCGACTTCCGCGTAGCCCTCGTCGCCTGTATCTGTTTCGctgcgctccagctcgaccgcggcAACATCTCCAACGCGCTCTCGGACAACATGCTCAAGGACCTCCACCTCACCACGGCGGATTACAACGTCGGCCAGACCATCTTCTACTGCTGCTTCCTGTTTGCCGAGCTGCCCTCGCAGATGAGTAAGTGGTTGttgtggggggggggggagtgCAAGAGCTCACGCGACAACAGTCTCAAAGAAGCTCGGATCCGACGTCTGGATCCCGATCCAGATGATGTCGtggtcggccgtcgcgatcGCCCAGGTCGGTCTGACTGGCAAGACGTCCTTCTTcatcacgcgcgcgctcctcggcctcattGAGGGTGGCTTCATCGCCGACACGATCCTGTACCTGTCCTACTTCTAcaccgcggccgagctcaccATCCGCCTGTCCTTCTTCTGGGtctcgctcacgctcactACGATCATCGGCGCGTTCCTCGCAGCGGGCATCCTCAAGCTCCGCGAgcacacccacctccccggctggcgctggctcttCGCCATCGAGGGCACGCTTaccttcctcgtcggcgtgttcGCGTACTTCTACCTCCCTCCCGGCCCGACGCAGACCCACAAGACGGTCATCAGCAAGCTGCGAGGGCACGGCTGGTTCactgagcgcgaggagacgATCATTGTCAACAAGGTCCTGCGTGATGACCCTACCAAGTCTTCCAGTACGTCTGACCCtgtcgcctgcctgcctgctccCCGCTAACCCGCCCAGTGCACAACCGCGAGGGCCTTGGCTTGGACGACTTCTGGCGCTCCCTGTCCGATTACGACATGTGGCCGCTCTACATTCTCGGTCTAACGACCTTCATTGGCCCCGGCACGGTCGGCGCGTACttcacgctcacgctcaagTCGCTCGGCTACTCGACCTTCCAGACCAACCTGCTCACGATCCCGTCTCAAGTGATCCAGATCTTTggcaacctcggcctcgcgttCCTCTCCAAGCGGATCAAGGAGCGTGTCCTCGTGTCGTCCATCGCGCCCATCTGGCTCTTCGTCATGTTCATCGCCATCATCAGCATCCCCGACTCGACGTCCAAGTGGGGCCGCTGGGCGCTCCTCACGCTCGTGCAGGGATACCCGTACCCGCACCCCATCCTCGTGTCCCTCAACTCTATGAACGCCGGCTCGGTCCGCACGCGC contains:
- the YIL166C_3 gene encoding putative transporter, with the translated sequence MATPVLVDTQGFTSVREPERRSLQDDEKSIDSSTQSPKSATRKGAVSSADEPDVQYGTQEDNPHGLHIKDHLGQPTAAESEILATFYEPPDEYENKHRWDPRATWTPAEQKALLHKLDFRVALVACICFAALQLDRGNISNALSDNMLKDLHLTTADYNVGQTIFYCCFLFAELPSQMISKKLGSDVWIPIQMMSWSAVAIAQVGLTGKTSFFITRALLGLIEGGFIADTILYLSYFYTAAELTIRLSFFWVSLTLTTIIGAFLAAGILKLREHTHLPGWRWLFAIEGTLTFLVGVFAYFYLPPGPTQTHKTVISKLRGHGWFTEREETIIVNKVLRDDPTKSSMHNREGLGLDDFWRSLSDYDMWPLYILGLTTFIGPGTVGAYFTLTLKSLGYSTFQTNLLTIPSQVIQIFGNLGLAFLSKRIKERVLVSSIAPIWLFVMFIAIISIPDSTSKWGRWALLTLVQGYPYPHPILVSLNSMNAGSVRTRTVASSLYNMFVQASSLIASNIYQPKDAPFYHRGNRALLGIISANLVLFWLAKGWYIWRNNQRAKKWNSWTREEKQHYIATTTDKGNKRVDFRFLH